Proteins encoded by one window of Blastopirellula marina:
- a CDS encoding anti-sigma factor family protein gives MTDPTAHPDTKTEVDELLAAYLDNELTETERSLVETRLAEDESFRSRLDELDRAWDMLDALPKADLDDEKFVRTTVEMITVAASQEIQAYEQQRKRTALARQVGIALGIVALVGMGYMLTQWRLGRPDRVLVENLPVIENVDELERVDNIEFLEALRKEGLFTGETSDES, from the coding sequence ATGACCGATCCCACTGCACATCCCGACACGAAGACCGAGGTAGACGAGCTGCTGGCCGCCTATCTCGACAACGAGCTTACCGAAACGGAACGCTCGCTGGTCGAAACTCGCCTGGCCGAGGACGAATCGTTCCGCAGCCGGCTCGACGAACTCGATCGCGCATGGGATATGCTCGACGCACTGCCCAAAGCCGATCTCGACGACGAAAAGTTCGTCCGCACCACGGTCGAGATGATCACCGTCGCCGCTTCGCAAGAGATTCAAGCCTACGAGCAGCAGCGCAAACGCACCGCACTGGCTCGCCAGGTTGGCATCGCCCTGGGAATTGTGGCTTTGGTTGGCATGGGTTATATGCTCACCCAGTGGCGACTCGGTCGCCCCGATCGCGTGCTGGTCGAGAACCTGCCGGTGATCGAGAACGTTGACGAGTTGGAACGGGTCGACAATATCGAGTTCCTCGAAGCCCTGCGGAAAGAAGGCCTATTCACAGGAGAGACCAGCGATGAATCGTAA
- a CDS encoding RNA polymerase sigma factor — protein MSISESTARRYELQDPDVRLMLLVRDDDAAAFEELMLRYQRRVVTVLEHLVGKRDLAEDLAQDVFMRVYRSRKSYVPGSRFSTWLFTIVNNVASNARRSLARRKEVQVTNAAEQSGSQPANPMERIATAASGMMPTRQLDKSEMGSIVRQAVESLNERQRMAVLLSKFEEMSYADIAETMGMSVQAIKSLLSRARANLKEALQPYLQEGTVP, from the coding sequence TTGTCGATTTCGGAATCGACTGCCCGAAGATACGAACTGCAAGATCCGGATGTCCGGCTCATGCTGTTGGTGCGCGATGACGACGCCGCGGCGTTCGAAGAGCTTATGCTCCGCTACCAACGCCGAGTCGTCACCGTCTTGGAACACTTAGTGGGGAAGCGAGATCTGGCCGAAGACCTTGCCCAGGATGTCTTTATGCGCGTGTACCGCTCGCGCAAGTCGTACGTCCCAGGCTCACGGTTCTCGACCTGGCTTTTCACCATTGTGAATAACGTGGCCAGCAATGCCCGCCGCAGTCTGGCCCGCCGTAAGGAAGTCCAGGTCACCAACGCCGCCGAACAATCGGGTAGCCAGCCGGCCAATCCCATGGAGCGAATCGCCACGGCTGCCAGCGGCATGATGCCGACCCGGCAACTCGATAAATCAGAAATGGGTTCGATCGTCCGTCAGGCCGTCGAGTCCCTCAACGAGCGACAACGGATGGCCGTGTTGCTCTCGAAGTTTGAAGAGATGAGCTACGCCGACATCGCCGAAACGATGGGCATGTCGGTTCAGGCCATCAAATCGTTGCTGTCCCGCGCCCGGGCCAACCTGAAAGAAGCCCTGCAACCTTACTTACAAGAAGGAACCGTCCCCTAA
- a CDS encoding DUF1549 domain-containing protein has protein sequence MSRWQFVPVTFGFVLALAAGLNAADKAEDYGIPQVATINEKIRLGWEDYGISPSPEEVDTVWARRLFLDVLGRVPSVDELNEFQRDRSKERKKNLVDKLLFDEQYAEEYARNWTTIWTNVLIGRNGGTDNNSQISRPGMQKYLRDSFARNKPYDQMVKELVTATGANTPGMPNFNGAVNFYMDKLEEDGVQATAKTAQIFLGMQVQCTQCHNHPFNEWKQEKFWNMNAFFRQTRAQRGEMPAGGDDNMRAMTLNNVDFMGEGRNINNAEIYYELRNGLLKVAYPEFLDGQKIPTSGRVAEVNRRDELAKFMIDSESLPEAIANRYWGHFLGYGFTKPVDDMGPHNRPTHPELVTYLGTEVRGNSFNLKDLIRWITLSEAYGLSSKITKGNALDDPTVGEPPKFSHFYLRQMQAEQLYESLLVATEAHKTRGNYEAQEKKKSEWMQQFVTAFGTDEGDEATTFNGTIPQALMMFNGDLVMDAVSTKQGSFIHRMAAEGRDGKEAINHLYMATIARRPTRNELQAANYLIGVHKGDMAKAMQDVFWALLNSNEFILNH, from the coding sequence ATGTCGCGATGGCAGTTTGTTCCCGTTACGTTCGGCTTTGTGCTCGCATTGGCCGCGGGCCTGAATGCCGCAGATAAAGCGGAAGATTATGGCATCCCTCAAGTTGCCACGATTAACGAGAAGATCCGTCTCGGTTGGGAAGACTATGGAATTTCGCCCTCGCCGGAAGAAGTCGATACCGTTTGGGCCCGTCGCTTGTTTCTCGACGTGCTGGGACGAGTGCCGTCGGTCGACGAACTGAACGAGTTCCAGCGTGATCGCAGCAAGGAACGTAAAAAGAACCTGGTCGACAAGCTGCTGTTCGACGAACAGTACGCCGAAGAATATGCCCGCAACTGGACCACCATTTGGACCAACGTCCTGATCGGTCGCAACGGCGGTACCGACAACAACTCGCAAATCAGCCGCCCGGGGATGCAGAAGTATCTGCGGGATAGCTTTGCCCGCAACAAGCCCTACGACCAGATGGTCAAAGAGTTGGTAACGGCCACCGGTGCTAACACGCCTGGCATGCCCAACTTCAACGGGGCCGTTAACTTCTATATGGACAAGCTGGAAGAAGACGGCGTCCAGGCTACTGCCAAGACCGCCCAGATCTTCCTTGGGATGCAGGTTCAGTGCACCCAGTGCCACAACCACCCGTTCAACGAATGGAAGCAAGAGAAGTTCTGGAACATGAACGCCTTCTTCCGTCAAACGCGTGCCCAACGTGGTGAAATGCCAGCCGGTGGCGACGACAACATGCGAGCGATGACGCTCAACAACGTCGACTTCATGGGCGAAGGCCGCAACATCAACAATGCCGAAATTTACTACGAACTGCGTAACGGCCTGCTGAAGGTCGCTTACCCTGAGTTCCTGGATGGCCAGAAGATCCCGACCAGTGGTCGCGTTGCAGAAGTCAACCGTCGCGATGAACTGGCAAAGTTCATGATCGATTCCGAAAGTCTGCCGGAAGCGATCGCCAACCGTTACTGGGGACACTTCCTTGGTTACGGTTTCACCAAGCCTGTCGACGACATGGGACCGCACAACCGTCCAACCCATCCCGAGCTGGTCACCTACCTGGGTACCGAAGTTCGCGGTAACAGCTTCAATCTGAAGGATCTGATCCGTTGGATTACCTTGAGCGAAGCTTATGGTCTTTCCAGCAAGATCACCAAGGGGAACGCCCTGGACGATCCGACCGTTGGTGAACCACCGAAGTTCAGCCACTTCTACCTGCGTCAGATGCAGGCCGAACAGCTGTACGAATCATTGTTGGTCGCTACGGAAGCCCACAAGACACGCGGCAACTACGAAGCTCAGGAAAAGAAGAAGAGCGAATGGATGCAGCAGTTCGTCACCGCTTTCGGAACCGACGAAGGGGACGAAGCGACGACCTTCAACGGTACCATTCCTCAAGCTTTGATGATGTTCAACGGCGACCTGGTGATGGACGCCGTCAGCACCAAACAAGGTAGCTTCATCCACCGCATGGCCGCCGAAGGCCGCGATGGCAAGGAAGCAATCAATCACCTGTATATGGCAACCATAGCTCGCCGCCCCACGCGAAACGAGCTGCAAGCTGCGAACTACCTCATTGGTGTTCATAAGGGAGATATGGCCAAGGCGATGCAAGACGTCTTCTGGGCTCTCCTGAATAGCAACGAGTTCATTTTGAATCACTAA
- a CDS encoding DUF1501 domain-containing protein — MSFAPQGMTRRHFMSHMAGASAMIAPSLMMGSAIQANAQDLKKRGKSCIMLWMGGGPSTMDIWDLKPGTNTGGPFRPISTKGDLQISEHMPLTAKVMDNLSVVRSMSTREADHGRGRYYMHTGYVPNPNIEHPSYGSVIAHELASDHNELEIPPFVSVGGGSVGPGFLGMSWAPFTVSSSGQVRNLGMKGWGDETLQSRLEMLRLIEGGFVNQNRGPAALDHAKILDKTVKLMTSDQMKAFKVNEEPEAMKELYGNDGFGRGCLLARRLVEAGVPFIEVDLGGWDNHQNIFNTLSDNKLPVLDRAMSALVTDLKQRGLLESTTIVWMGEFSRTPRINGNTGRDHWARSWSTVVGGGGINGGIAVGATSSDGTRVETEPYSSEDLMATVCRAMGISLDTTFTSKSGRPMKIANGGKVIKELVA; from the coding sequence ATGAGTTTTGCACCACAGGGGATGACCCGACGTCACTTCATGTCGCACATGGCCGGCGCATCGGCCATGATCGCTCCCTCGTTGATGATGGGTAGCGCGATCCAGGCCAACGCTCAAGATCTGAAGAAGCGTGGCAAGAGCTGCATCATGCTTTGGATGGGTGGTGGTCCTAGCACGATGGATATCTGGGATCTTAAGCCTGGCACCAACACCGGTGGCCCTTTCCGTCCGATCAGCACCAAGGGTGACCTGCAGATCAGCGAGCACATGCCGCTGACCGCTAAGGTTATGGACAACCTCTCGGTTGTTCGCTCGATGAGCACCCGCGAAGCGGATCACGGTCGTGGCCGTTACTACATGCACACCGGCTACGTGCCAAACCCAAACATCGAACACCCAAGCTACGGTTCGGTGATCGCCCACGAACTGGCCAGCGACCACAACGAACTGGAAATCCCACCGTTCGTTTCGGTTGGTGGTGGCAGCGTCGGCCCAGGCTTCCTGGGTATGTCGTGGGCTCCATTCACCGTCAGCAGCAGTGGCCAGGTTCGTAACCTGGGTATGAAGGGCTGGGGGGATGAAACCCTGCAAAGCCGCCTGGAAATGCTGCGTTTGATCGAAGGTGGCTTCGTCAACCAGAATCGCGGTCCAGCTGCTTTGGATCATGCCAAGATTCTGGACAAGACGGTCAAACTGATGACCAGCGATCAGATGAAGGCCTTCAAGGTCAACGAAGAACCGGAAGCCATGAAGGAACTGTACGGTAACGATGGCTTCGGTCGTGGTTGCTTGCTGGCTCGCCGTTTGGTCGAAGCTGGCGTTCCATTCATCGAAGTGGACCTGGGCGGTTGGGACAACCACCAGAACATCTTCAATACGCTGTCGGACAACAAGCTGCCGGTTCTCGACCGTGCGATGAGTGCTCTGGTCACCGACCTGAAGCAACGCGGTCTGCTGGAAAGCACCACGATTGTGTGGATGGGTGAATTCAGCCGTACCCCACGCATCAACGGCAACACCGGCCGTGATCACTGGGCTCGCAGCTGGAGCACGGTCGTCGGTGGTGGTGGTATCAACGGCGGTATCGCCGTGGGTGCAACCAGCTCGGACGGTACCCGTGTTGAAACCGAACCGTACAGCTCGGAAGACCTGATGGCTACCGTTTGCCGTGCGATGGGTATCTCGCTCGATACGACGTTCACCAGCAAGAGCGGACGTCCGATGAAGATCGCCAATGGCGGTAAGGTTATTAAGGAATTGGTCGCCTAA
- a CDS encoding GNAT family N-acetyltransferase yields the protein MLRVLEINEPQDLSYVRCNWHRLWESTQGATFFQTIEWLQIYWKHFGEGKHLRVLLVLDGQQLVGVVPLVVIKEPTRLGKVRVLTYPLADWGTHFSVLAENPLQTLGRALQHIQDTPRNWDMIDLRWLAEEDLELNLTSDAMSEAGYNPSPGVWTETVFVDFEGTWDDYLRSRSPKLRSDIRRKLKKYDLTGRVHLERYRPKGKAANDCDPRWDLYEQATAIAEKSWQGHSTTGTTISHRPIRRYIKDCHIAATELGMLDLAMLYLDGNPIGFCYNYCSDGHVFGLRRGDSPEAREHGLGTVLTAALIRDSFERGDKTLDMGPGSFEAKRRWMTRIATVGRMTHYPMLAPRAQILRLKHWLQSCRDRKTGRLRTALEEKQSPA from the coding sequence ATGCTTCGCGTTTTGGAAATCAACGAGCCGCAAGATCTCTCGTACGTGCGATGCAATTGGCATCGACTGTGGGAATCGACGCAGGGCGCGACATTCTTTCAAACGATCGAGTGGCTTCAAATCTATTGGAAGCACTTCGGCGAAGGTAAACACCTTCGCGTTCTGCTGGTCCTCGATGGCCAACAACTGGTAGGCGTTGTTCCGTTGGTGGTGATCAAAGAACCGACGCGTCTGGGCAAGGTCCGCGTGCTCACGTACCCACTTGCCGACTGGGGAACACACTTCAGCGTGCTGGCCGAAAACCCGCTGCAAACCCTCGGGCGAGCGCTGCAACACATCCAAGATACGCCGCGCAACTGGGATATGATCGATCTCCGTTGGCTGGCCGAAGAAGACCTTGAACTGAACCTGACCAGCGACGCTATGTCGGAAGCAGGCTACAACCCCAGTCCCGGCGTCTGGACCGAAACGGTCTTCGTCGATTTTGAAGGGACCTGGGACGACTACCTTCGTTCGCGCAGCCCCAAGCTGCGTAGCGATATTCGACGAAAGCTGAAGAAATACGACCTGACCGGTCGCGTTCACCTGGAACGATATCGTCCAAAGGGGAAAGCAGCCAACGATTGCGATCCTCGCTGGGACTTATACGAGCAAGCAACTGCGATCGCCGAAAAAAGCTGGCAGGGACACTCGACAACCGGAACCACCATTTCCCATCGTCCGATTCGCCGATACATCAAAGACTGTCACATCGCGGCAACCGAGTTGGGCATGCTGGATCTGGCCATGCTTTATCTCGACGGTAATCCCATCGGCTTTTGTTACAACTACTGCTCAGACGGCCACGTCTTTGGCCTGCGGCGCGGCGATTCGCCTGAGGCTCGCGAACATGGACTCGGTACGGTACTGACTGCCGCGCTAATCCGCGATAGTTTCGAGCGTGGGGACAAGACGCTCGACATGGGACCAGGCTCCTTCGAAGCAAAGCGACGCTGGATGACACGCATCGCAACCGTTGGCCGCATGACCCATTATCCGATGCTAGCACCACGGGCCCAGATTCTTCGCCTGAAGCATTGGTTACAGTCCTGCCGAGACCGCAAGACGGGGCGCCTGCGAACGGCGTTGGAAGAAAAACAATCGCCTGCTTGA
- a CDS encoding serine/threonine protein kinase, translated as MIELSKLGPFALENRLGNDPDSHVFHGFHLKQKRQAVVCILPERYADNPRARRRLEKRSRQLQKLNHPNIVRYHGAGIDQGIPFFALDFVDGISLQQYLEQHGPLPWETVVEIGLQVCAALAAAHHMNIHHLDVRPAHILLSGAGLTDPRKPLTVQLTSFWADPRWRRSSLLLFPKDRQQYLSPEQFEDPQYVDDATDIFSLGCVFYEMITGKLPFNPLASGDERWKLPDRPASLELDCPVWLDRVVMRMIEVMPDRRPPDIDSVAAGLRESQDAVARGMSAIEHALVGNNGRESIIDIGIDRSEAERLLHKPSNLERGSFFNSRIFLGLALIVVIGAMVWLLRPLNDKQLHDRAEPLMLTEDTTKWREAEDSYIKPLLERYPDSEYADEAQNWLDMIQMERAEARLAISLRMGREFRSDAERRLANARGLEENGNHLGAWHQYDMILEELPETVDNHPYHLIAKKEISRLQLLRVTGKVQNSSLNDFVLKAEELIVSGDVKKGREIFRRVISLYQESPDGAGAVELAKSELAKPIAMPSAKEATAAKPKVALETESKQEVRKPELNTTEAPAEAAPSTPAPTNTPAEKPEASTSEIDLSETASPEAGPIEAAPVKRAPLFPVNPNFSGDSNEF; from the coding sequence ATGATTGAGCTATCCAAGTTAGGTCCGTTTGCCCTGGAAAACCGCCTCGGCAACGACCCCGACAGCCATGTATTTCATGGCTTCCATTTAAAACAGAAACGCCAAGCGGTCGTTTGCATTCTGCCCGAACGATACGCTGATAATCCCCGGGCACGGCGACGGCTTGAGAAGCGTAGCCGGCAGCTTCAGAAGCTGAACCATCCCAACATCGTGCGCTACCACGGTGCCGGAATCGATCAGGGGATTCCGTTCTTTGCTCTCGACTTTGTCGATGGCATCAGCCTTCAGCAGTATCTCGAACAGCATGGTCCCCTTCCGTGGGAAACCGTGGTCGAGATTGGGTTGCAGGTTTGTGCTGCCCTGGCAGCCGCTCACCACATGAACATCCATCACTTGGACGTTCGCCCTGCACATATCTTGCTTTCCGGAGCCGGTCTGACCGATCCGCGCAAGCCACTCACGGTTCAGCTGACCAGTTTCTGGGCCGATCCGCGCTGGCGACGCTCGTCGCTGCTGCTGTTCCCCAAGGATCGCCAGCAATACCTGTCTCCGGAGCAGTTCGAGGATCCTCAGTACGTCGACGACGCCACCGATATCTTCTCGCTGGGGTGCGTCTTCTACGAAATGATCACCGGCAAGCTGCCGTTCAATCCACTCGCCTCTGGCGACGAGCGCTGGAAGCTGCCAGATCGACCCGCGTCGCTGGAACTCGATTGCCCTGTGTGGCTCGATCGGGTTGTGATGCGGATGATCGAAGTGATGCCAGATCGCCGACCGCCAGATATCGATTCCGTTGCCGCAGGCCTGCGTGAATCGCAGGATGCCGTCGCACGTGGCATGAGCGCGATCGAGCATGCTCTGGTCGGTAACAATGGACGCGAGAGCATCATCGACATCGGTATTGATCGCAGCGAAGCGGAACGCCTGCTGCACAAACCCAGCAACCTGGAACGGGGTTCGTTCTTTAACAGCCGAATCTTCCTTGGGCTGGCGCTGATTGTCGTCATCGGTGCGATGGTGTGGCTGCTGAGGCCTCTCAACGACAAGCAGCTTCACGACCGAGCCGAACCGTTAATGCTCACCGAAGACACCACCAAATGGCGTGAAGCCGAAGACAGCTATATTAAGCCGCTGCTGGAGCGTTACCCTGACAGCGAGTACGCCGACGAAGCGCAGAACTGGCTCGACATGATTCAAATGGAACGTGCCGAGGCTCGTCTGGCGATCAGCCTGCGAATGGGTCGCGAGTTCCGCAGCGATGCCGAGCGTCGCCTGGCGAACGCACGCGGCTTGGAAGAGAACGGCAATCACCTGGGGGCCTGGCATCAGTACGACATGATCCTGGAAGAACTGCCGGAGACGGTCGACAACCATCCCTACCATTTGATCGCCAAGAAAGAAATCAGTCGGCTCCAGCTTCTGCGTGTCACTGGTAAGGTACAGAACTCGTCGCTGAATGACTTCGTCCTTAAGGCTGAGGAGCTGATTGTCTCAGGCGATGTGAAAAAGGGACGCGAGATTTTCCGTCGCGTAATCTCGTTGTATCAAGAGTCGCCTGATGGTGCCGGAGCCGTCGAACTCGCCAAGTCCGAGCTAGCCAAACCGATCGCGATGCCTTCGGCGAAAGAAGCAACCGCAGCCAAGCCCAAAGTAGCTTTGGAAACGGAGAGCAAGCAGGAAGTTCGCAAGCCGGAACTGAATACGACAGAAGCACCGGCGGAGGCCGCACCGTCGACGCCAGCTCCGACGAACACGCCTGCTGAGAAGCCCGAAGCTTCCACGAGCGAAATCGACCTATCCGAAACCGCTTCGCCAGAAGCAGGCCCAATCGAGGCGGCTCCCGTAAAGCGAGCTCCTCTGTTTCCTGTAAACCCGAACTTCTCGGGCGATTCGAACGAGTTTTAA
- a CDS encoding SIS domain-containing protein, with protein MSSPIRKDDIVAPRARWIEQGQAAIRHEADVMLRVAQALDDRFASAVEMILNCRGDVIVSGIGKAGHVGTKLAATFASTGTRSHFLHPAEAIHGDLGRVGQQDIVLILSQSGETEEIVRLLPILRGLGATLIAMTSSAENTLGKAASVVLELGGIIEACPLNLAPTASTAAMLALGDALAITVSEHRGFRPEDFARYHPGGSLGRKLAFVEEKMRPLAQCRVASDQLTIREVFQKVRVNGRRTGAVMLIDAEGRLSGIFTDSDLARLFERDDLVDINASIATVMTKCPKTTTAGTRFQAALHRLANEKISELPVIDAQGRPLGMLDVTDMVGQIPCEVEEPAVRPTLKIRYPNQDERGA; from the coding sequence ATGAGTTCTCCCATTCGCAAGGACGACATCGTCGCGCCTCGGGCTCGCTGGATCGAGCAAGGGCAGGCGGCCATTCGGCACGAAGCCGACGTGATGCTGCGCGTTGCCCAGGCGCTGGATGATCGTTTTGCCAGCGCCGTCGAGATGATCCTGAATTGCCGTGGCGATGTGATTGTCAGTGGGATTGGCAAAGCAGGCCATGTCGGAACGAAGTTGGCGGCCACATTCGCATCGACCGGTACCCGTAGCCATTTCTTGCACCCGGCCGAAGCGATTCACGGAGATCTTGGCCGCGTCGGCCAACAAGACATTGTGCTCATACTTTCGCAAAGTGGCGAAACGGAAGAGATCGTCCGGCTGTTGCCCATTCTACGAGGACTGGGGGCGACTCTCATCGCGATGACCTCCTCGGCAGAAAACACCCTCGGCAAAGCAGCTTCTGTGGTACTGGAACTCGGGGGCATTATCGAAGCCTGTCCGCTGAACCTGGCACCGACGGCCAGTACGGCAGCGATGCTTGCCCTGGGGGATGCCCTGGCAATTACGGTGAGCGAGCACCGTGGATTTCGCCCGGAAGACTTTGCCCGCTATCACCCCGGCGGCAGCCTGGGACGGAAGCTGGCGTTTGTGGAAGAAAAGATGCGTCCACTGGCTCAGTGCCGCGTGGCCTCCGATCAGCTTACGATTCGCGAAGTTTTTCAGAAGGTTCGTGTGAACGGACGTCGCACCGGAGCTGTCATGCTGATCGATGCCGAGGGACGCTTGTCTGGCATCTTTACCGATAGCGACCTGGCACGCTTGTTCGAGCGAGACGACCTGGTCGATATCAATGCATCAATCGCGACCGTCATGACGAAATGTCCCAAGACAACCACCGCTGGCACCCGCTTTCAAGCGGCCCTGCATCGTCTGGCGAACGAAAAGATCAGCGAATTGCCGGTCATTGATGCCCAGGGGCGTCCACTTGGTATGTTGGATGTGACGGATATGGTGGGCCAGATTCCTTGCGAGGTCGAGGAGCCAGCCGTGCGGCCCACACTGAAAATCCGTTATCCGAACCAAGACGAGCGAGGGGCGTAG
- a CDS encoding KdsC family phosphatase, whose translation MNLEQRCQAVELLLTDVDGVLTDGGVILNNEGVESKQFHIRDGLGFKLWRQAGFKCGVITGRNSQVVRLRAQELNLDIVRQGITDKGTVAQEVLKKFNLEPQQLAFVGDDLIDLGAIRLAGLGIAVADAVEEVKEAADYVTKTPGGKGAIREVIEMILKAKKVWNDIIHTY comes from the coding sequence ATGAATCTGGAACAGCGTTGCCAGGCAGTCGAACTGCTGTTGACCGATGTCGACGGCGTGCTGACCGATGGCGGAGTGATACTGAACAACGAGGGAGTCGAGTCGAAGCAGTTCCATATTCGGGATGGGCTCGGCTTCAAGCTGTGGCGACAAGCCGGTTTCAAATGCGGCGTGATCACCGGACGAAACTCGCAGGTCGTGCGCCTGCGAGCGCAAGAGTTGAACTTGGACATCGTCCGACAGGGCATCACCGACAAAGGAACGGTGGCTCAAGAGGTGCTCAAGAAGTTCAATCTCGAGCCCCAACAGTTGGCATTCGTAGGAGACGACTTGATCGACCTCGGGGCGATCCGCCTGGCAGGGCTGGGGATTGCCGTCGCCGATGCGGTGGAAGAGGTCAAGGAAGCGGCCGACTATGTGACCAAGACCCCAGGCGGCAAAGGGGCGATTCGCGAGGTGATCGAGATGATCCTCAAAGCGAAGAAAGTCTGGAACGACATTATTCACACCTATTAA
- a CDS encoding FG-GAP repeat domain-containing protein, with protein sequence MLPARCTCLAIVLFTVGFICADEPWQRHTIDNTSRGADGVRPHDVNGDGLPDLCTGWEEGGMIRAYLHPGHANVKQPWPAVTVGEVKSPEDAVFMDVNGDGAMDVVSSCEGKQQTIFTHLAPTNPDEYLKREAWTTKPIASSENQSRWMFALPWQIEAGKPLEFIAGSKSPHGAVGSFRQDDAGSWNWQKLTDAGWIMSLVSEDMNLDGHPDLLFSDRKGKLRGVYWIDLASDSRSHTPKLIGGTNHEVMFLDAADLDQDGHRDVVCTTYGDTILWFRRTGQDPAFKQVEIPMPANTGTGKSVRVADVNLDGQNDLVISCGNASKKHGVMWMQKREGEWVAHFISGAEEGIKFDLLQLIDLDGDGDLDVLTCEERDNLGVIWYENPAR encoded by the coding sequence ATGCTTCCCGCACGCTGCACCTGTCTTGCCATCGTGTTGTTCACGGTAGGCTTCATATGCGCAGACGAGCCTTGGCAGCGTCATACAATCGACAACACCTCGCGCGGTGCCGACGGGGTACGACCGCACGACGTCAACGGCGATGGGCTGCCGGACTTGTGTACCGGGTGGGAAGAAGGAGGCATGATCCGCGCCTATCTGCATCCTGGACATGCCAACGTCAAACAGCCGTGGCCGGCCGTAACCGTCGGCGAGGTGAAAAGCCCCGAAGATGCCGTCTTCATGGACGTCAACGGCGACGGAGCGATGGACGTCGTCTCCTCGTGCGAGGGAAAGCAGCAAACAATCTTCACACACCTGGCTCCCACAAACCCAGACGAATATCTCAAACGCGAAGCGTGGACAACCAAACCAATCGCCAGCTCTGAAAACCAATCGCGCTGGATGTTCGCGCTCCCGTGGCAGATCGAAGCAGGCAAGCCTCTGGAATTCATCGCCGGCTCGAAATCACCCCACGGTGCCGTAGGAAGTTTCCGCCAGGACGACGCCGGCAGTTGGAATTGGCAGAAACTGACAGACGCAGGTTGGATCATGTCCCTTGTGTCCGAAGACATGAATCTGGACGGCCATCCCGATCTTCTCTTCAGCGATCGCAAAGGAAAACTCCGCGGCGTTTACTGGATCGACCTGGCCAGCGATTCACGGTCCCATACACCAAAGCTCATCGGCGGAACAAACCACGAAGTGATGTTCCTCGACGCGGCCGACCTCGACCAGGACGGACATCGCGACGTCGTCTGCACGACATATGGGGACACGATTCTGTGGTTTCGCCGCACCGGGCAAGACCCTGCTTTCAAGCAAGTCGAGATCCCCATGCCGGCCAACACCGGCACCGGTAAGTCGGTACGCGTCGCTGATGTGAATCTCGACGGACAAAACGATCTGGTCATTAGCTGCGGTAACGCCAGCAAAAAACACGGTGTGATGTGGATGCAGAAGAGGGAAGGGGAGTGGGTCGCCCATTTCATCAGCGGAGCGGAGGAAGGCATCAAGTTCGACTTGCTGCAGCTGATCGACCTGGATGGGGATGGCGACCTGGATGTGCTGACCTGCGAAGAACGCGACAACCTGGGAGTTATCTGGTACGAGAACCCAGCCCGTTAA
- a CDS encoding response regulator transcription factor — MSINVLVVDDHEVVRSGLACLFRGTDIEVVGEAVDGNDAIEKALQHKPDVVLMDIRMPEMDGLAALEKLQSDAPGTPVVMLSTYDNPTYVARGVALGAVDYVLKGSPREMIVEAIHNAARGGKQPDGSIMSRVKGTMAKRHDAKNSEFPLTNREMQVLRHLALGLSNREIGRSLSISIETVKEHVQNILRKVDVTDRTQAAVWAVRQGLV, encoded by the coding sequence ATGTCCATTAATGTGTTGGTTGTCGACGACCACGAAGTCGTTCGCAGCGGCTTAGCGTGCCTCTTTCGTGGCACGGATATCGAAGTCGTTGGAGAGGCAGTTGATGGAAATGATGCCATTGAAAAGGCACTCCAACACAAGCCTGATGTCGTCCTGATGGATATTCGTATGCCAGAAATGGACGGCTTGGCCGCTTTGGAAAAGTTGCAGTCGGACGCTCCCGGCACGCCGGTCGTCATGCTTAGCACCTACGACAACCCAACGTACGTTGCACGTGGTGTTGCCCTGGGCGCAGTTGATTACGTGCTTAAAGGTTCGCCTCGCGAAATGATCGTCGAAGCGATCCACAATGCTGCCCGAGGGGGCAAGCAGCCTGACGGCAGCATCATGTCCCGCGTTAAAGGGACGATGGCCAAGCGTCACGATGCCAAGAACAGCGAGTTCCCACTGACCAACCGCGAAATGCAAGTGCTTCGTCATTTGGCGCTGGGTCTGAGCAACCGCGAAATCGGTCGTTCGCTGAGCATCAGCATCGAAACCGTCAAAGAACACGTTCAGAACATTCTGCGTAAGGTCGACGTTACCGACCGTACCCAAGCCGCGGTTTGGGCCGTCCGTCAAGGTTTGGTCTAA